Proteins co-encoded in one Pseudomonas beijingensis genomic window:
- a CDS encoding thermonuclease family protein, whose protein sequence is MKKASLAGAFFVSAIWFCGAQAACPSPGNLPQVAVQRVVDGDTLYLEDGRRIRMIGLNSPELGKRGRADEPFAVAARQRLEALVAANHGRVGVLPGKDDRDDYGRTLAHVYNAQGENLEERLIAEGLGFLVAVAPNVDLVSCQQMAERHARQTGSGLWKKSPVVRAEQINAPGFVLTSGRVESVRRNRGGIWIELQGPVVLHVAPGMQRRFDASALERLKGRKIEARGWVVDRARRGGNKAGQARWMLPLTDPAMLEAVL, encoded by the coding sequence ATGAAAAAGGCGTCCCTTGCGGGCGCCTTTTTTGTGTCTGCGATTTGGTTCTGTGGTGCCCAGGCGGCCTGTCCTTCGCCGGGCAACCTACCCCAGGTGGCGGTGCAGCGCGTGGTGGATGGCGACACCTTGTACCTGGAGGATGGCCGACGCATTCGGATGATCGGCCTGAACAGCCCTGAGTTGGGCAAGCGCGGCCGCGCCGACGAGCCGTTCGCCGTGGCGGCACGCCAGCGACTCGAAGCCCTGGTGGCCGCCAACCATGGCCGGGTGGGCGTATTGCCTGGCAAGGACGACCGCGATGACTACGGCCGTACGCTGGCCCATGTCTACAACGCCCAGGGCGAGAACCTCGAAGAGCGCTTGATTGCCGAGGGGCTGGGGTTTCTGGTGGCGGTCGCGCCGAACGTCGACCTGGTCAGTTGCCAGCAAATGGCCGAACGTCATGCGCGGCAAACCGGATCCGGTCTCTGGAAAAAATCCCCCGTCGTGCGAGCGGAGCAGATCAATGCGCCCGGTTTCGTGCTGACGAGTGGGCGTGTAGAAAGCGTGCGACGCAATCGCGGTGGTATCTGGATTGAATTGCAGGGGCCGGTTGTCCTGCACGTTGCGCCCGGTATGCAGAGGCGCTTCGACGCCTCGGCCCTGGAGCGGCTCAAGGGCCGCAAAATCGAGGCCCGTGGCTGGGTCGTCGACCGCGCCCGGCGTGGCGGCAACAAGGCCGGACAGGCGCGATGGATGTTGCCGCTGACCGATCCGGCCATGTTGGAAGCGGTTCTGTAA
- a CDS encoding malic enzyme-like NAD(P)-binding protein, with the protein MSDLKTAALEYHAHPRPGKLSVELTKATATARDLSLAYSPGVAEPVREIARDPELAYKYTGKGNLVAVISDGTAILGLGNLGPLASKPVMEGKGVLFKRFAGIDVFDIEVDSESPQAFIDTVKRISITFGGINLEDIKAPECFEIERALIEQCDIPVFHDDQHGTAIVTAAGMINALEIAGKTLPEAKIVCLGAGAAAISCMKLLVSMGAKIENIFMVDRTGVIHSGRDDLNQYKAVFAHATDKRSLADALDGADVFVGLSGPNLLSPENLLRMAPNPIVFACSNPDPEISPELAHATRNDVIMATGRSDYPNQVNNVLGFPFIFRGALDVRAKRINEEMKVAAANALRELAKLPVPQEVCDAYGGIKLEFGREYIIPKPMDARLITLISDAVAKAAIETGVATLPYPKNYPLKSVDDVFNG; encoded by the coding sequence ATGTCTGATCTGAAAACTGCCGCTCTCGAATATCACGCGCATCCTCGTCCAGGAAAGCTGAGTGTCGAGCTCACCAAGGCCACCGCTACTGCTCGCGACTTGTCGCTGGCCTACAGCCCCGGCGTAGCCGAACCAGTCCGCGAAATCGCTCGCGACCCTGAACTGGCCTACAAATACACCGGTAAAGGCAACCTGGTTGCAGTCATTTCCGATGGCACCGCGATTCTCGGCCTGGGTAACCTCGGCCCATTGGCTTCCAAGCCAGTCATGGAAGGCAAGGGCGTGCTGTTCAAGCGCTTCGCCGGTATCGACGTATTCGACATCGAAGTCGACTCCGAGAGCCCGCAAGCCTTCATCGACACCGTCAAGCGTATCTCCATCACCTTCGGTGGCATCAACCTGGAAGACATCAAGGCACCTGAGTGCTTCGAGATCGAGCGCGCCCTGATCGAACAGTGCGACATTCCAGTATTCCACGATGACCAGCATGGCACCGCCATCGTCACCGCGGCTGGCATGATCAACGCCCTGGAAATCGCCGGCAAGACTCTGCCGGAAGCCAAGATCGTTTGCCTGGGTGCCGGCGCTGCGGCCATCTCCTGCATGAAGTTGCTGGTGAGCATGGGCGCCAAGATCGAAAACATTTTCATGGTCGACCGTACCGGCGTGATCCACTCCGGCCGTGACGACCTGAACCAGTACAAGGCCGTCTTCGCCCACGCGACCGACAAGCGCTCCCTGGCGGACGCGCTGGACGGTGCCGACGTGTTCGTTGGCCTGTCGGGTCCGAACCTGCTGAGCCCGGAAAACCTGCTGCGCATGGCGCCGAACCCGATCGTGTTCGCTTGCTCGAACCCGGACCCGGAAATCTCCCCGGAGCTGGCTCACGCGACTCGCAACGACGTGATCATGGCCACTGGCCGTTCGGATTACCCGAACCAGGTCAACAATGTGCTGGGCTTCCCGTTCATCTTCCGTGGTGCCCTGGACGTTCGCGCCAAGCGCATCAACGAAGAGATGAAAGTCGCGGCCGCCAACGCCCTGCGTGAACTGGCCAAGCTGCCGGTGCCTCAGGAAGTGTGCGACGCCTACGGCGGCATCAAGCTGGAATTCGGTCGTGAGTACATCATTCCGAAACCCATGGACGCCCGCCTGATCACCCTGATCTCCGACGCCGTGGCCAAGGCCGCCATCGAGACGGGCGTGGCCACCCTGCCGTATCCGAAGAACTACCCGCTCAAGAGCGTGGATGACGTGTTCAACGGCTAA
- a CDS encoding penicillin-binding protein 1A — MRLLKFFGWSIVAVFCGLLLGLSGAFLYLSPGLPSVEALRSIQLQIPLRVYSSDNKLIAEFGEMRRTPIRFADIPPNFINALLSAEDDNFANHYGVDPGSLMRAASQLIKSGHIQSGGSTITMQVAKNFFLTSERSFSRKTTEILLALQIERQLTKDEILELYVNKIYLGNRAYGIEAAAQVYYGKSIRDVSLAQMAMIAGLPKAPSRFNPLANPARSKERRDWILGRMYKLGKISEADYTAAINEPLNASYHVPTPEVNAPYIAEMARAEMVGRYGSDAYTEGFRVTTTVPSNLQEMANTALHEGLMTYDQRHGYRGPESRLPGKTKEAWALELTKQRTISSLEPAIVTSVDKDGIKVLTRNGELEEHVAWDTMKWARPFLNTNSMGANPRQPSDVAQVGDLIRVQRQADNTLKFSQIPAAQGALVSLDPQNGAILSLVGGFAFEQSNYNRALQAKRQPGSSFKPFVYSAALDNGYTAASLVNDAPIVFVDEYLDKVWRPKNDTNTFLGPIRLREALYKSRNLVSIRLLQALGVDRTIDYISKFGFNKQDLPRNLSLALGTATLTPMEIATGWSTFANGGYKITPYIIDKIESRNGETLFVANPPRVPTGEQVSDGVAAPSTDTFTVNATPGEATTPPGLPQAPAVAERIVDGRTTFILNSMLQDVIKLGTGRRALALGRTDLAGKTGTTNESKDAWFSGYNADYVTTVWTGFDQPESLGRREFGGTVALPIWMTYMGAALKDKPPHTQPEPEGILSLRVDPVSGRAATPGTPGAYFELFKSEDTPPSVNELGNGVAPGSPLPADEAAPIDLF; from the coding sequence ATTCGTCTGCTGAAATTTTTCGGATGGTCCATCGTCGCCGTTTTCTGCGGACTGCTCTTGGGCCTGAGCGGTGCTTTTCTTTACCTTAGTCCGGGATTGCCGTCCGTGGAGGCGCTGAGAAGTATTCAGTTGCAGATTCCTTTGCGGGTGTACAGCAGCGACAACAAGTTGATCGCCGAATTTGGCGAAATGCGCCGTACACCGATCCGTTTCGCCGACATTCCCCCCAATTTCATCAATGCGTTACTAAGTGCTGAAGACGATAACTTCGCCAACCACTATGGCGTCGATCCCGGCAGCCTGATGCGCGCTGCCAGCCAGTTGATCAAGAGCGGGCACATCCAGTCCGGCGGCAGCACCATCACCATGCAGGTGGCCAAGAACTTCTTCCTGACCAGCGAGCGCAGCTTCTCGCGCAAGACCACCGAAATTCTGCTGGCCCTGCAGATCGAGCGACAGCTGACCAAGGATGAAATCCTCGAGCTGTACGTGAACAAGATTTACCTGGGCAACCGCGCCTACGGCATCGAGGCGGCGGCACAGGTGTATTACGGCAAATCGATCCGCGATGTGAGCCTGGCGCAGATGGCGATGATCGCCGGCCTGCCCAAGGCACCGTCGCGCTTCAACCCGCTGGCCAACCCGGCGCGTAGCAAGGAACGTCGCGACTGGATCCTTGGGCGCATGTACAAGCTCGGCAAGATCAGCGAGGCCGACTACACCGCCGCGATCAATGAGCCGCTGAACGCCAGCTATCACGTGCCGACTCCGGAAGTGAACGCCCCGTACATCGCCGAGATGGCCCGTGCCGAGATGGTCGGGCGCTATGGCAGCGACGCCTACACCGAAGGTTTCCGCGTGACCACCACGGTGCCAAGCAACTTGCAGGAAATGGCCAACACTGCATTGCACGAGGGCCTGATGACCTACGACCAGCGCCACGGCTACCGTGGCCCTGAATCGCGCCTGCCGGGCAAGACCAAGGAGGCCTGGGCCCTGGAGCTGACCAAGCAGCGCACCATCAGCAGCCTGGAGCCGGCGATCGTCACCTCGGTGGACAAGGACGGCATCAAGGTGCTGACCCGCAACGGCGAGCTGGAAGAACACGTGGCCTGGGACACCATGAAATGGGCCCGTCCGTTCCTCAATACCAACAGCATGGGCGCCAACCCACGGCAGCCGTCGGACGTTGCCCAGGTCGGCGACCTGATCCGCGTCCAACGCCAGGCGGACAACACGCTCAAGTTCAGCCAGATCCCGGCCGCCCAGGGCGCGCTGGTGTCCCTCGACCCGCAGAACGGCGCCATTCTTTCGCTGGTGGGTGGCTTCGCCTTCGAGCAAAGCAATTACAACCGGGCGCTGCAGGCCAAGCGCCAGCCGGGCTCGAGCTTCAAGCCATTCGTCTACAGCGCCGCGCTGGATAACGGCTACACCGCCGCCAGCCTGGTGAACGATGCGCCGATCGTGTTCGTCGATGAGTACCTGGACAAGGTCTGGCGCCCGAAGAACGACACCAATACGTTCCTCGGCCCGATTCGCCTGCGCGAGGCGCTGTACAAATCCCGCAACCTGGTATCGATCCGTCTGCTGCAGGCGCTGGGTGTGGACCGCACCATCGACTACATCAGCAAGTTCGGCTTCAACAAGCAGGACCTGCCGCGCAACCTGTCCCTGGCCTTGGGCACCGCGACCTTGACGCCGATGGAAATCGCCACGGGCTGGAGCACGTTCGCCAACGGCGGCTACAAGATCACCCCGTACATCATCGACAAGATCGAAAGCCGCAACGGCGAGACGTTGTTCGTCGCCAACCCGCCACGGGTTCCCACGGGCGAGCAGGTCAGCGATGGTGTCGCCGCACCGTCCACCGACACGTTCACGGTCAATGCGACGCCAGGCGAAGCCACCACGCCCCCGGGCCTGCCGCAAGCGCCCGCCGTGGCGGAACGCATTGTCGATGGCCGCACCACCTTCATTCTCAATAGCATGCTGCAGGACGTGATCAAGCTCGGCACCGGCCGTCGCGCGCTGGCCCTGGGCCGCACCGACCTGGCGGGCAAGACCGGTACCACCAACGAATCCAAGGACGCCTGGTTCTCCGGCTACAACGCCGATTACGTGACCACGGTCTGGACCGGTTTCGACCAGCCCGAAAGCCTGGGTCGCCGTGAGTTCGGCGGTACCGTGGCGCTGCCGATCTGGATGACCTACATGGGCGCCGCCCTCAAGGACAAGCCGCCGCACACCCAGCCGGAACCGGAAGGCATCCTCAGCCTGCGGGTCGACCCAGTCAGCGGCCGCGCGGCCACGCCGGGCACCCCAGGGGCGTACTTTGAACTGTTCAAGAGCGAAGACACGCCGCCGTCGGTCAACGAGCTGGGCAACGGCGTCGCACCGGGTAGCCCGCTGCCGGCGGACGAAGCGGCACCGATCGATCTGTTCTGA
- a CDS encoding pilus assembly protein PilM: MLRLFNKKAHALLGIDISSTSVKLLELSRQGERYRVESYAVEPLPANAVIEKNIAELEGVGQALSRLLAKAKTPLRSVAVAVAGSAVITKIIEMDAGLSDDDMENQLKIEADQYIPYPLDEVAIDFEVVGVSPRSAERVEVLLAACRKENVEVREAALALAGLTARVVDVEAYALERAFGLLATQLAASQERLTVAVIDIGATMTTLSVLHNGRIIYTREQLFGGRQLTDEIQRRYGLTPEQAGLAKKQGGLPDDYLSEVLQPFREALVQQVSRSLQFFFASGQYSAVDHILLAGGTASVAGLDRLIEQRLGTPTQVANPFTNMALSSKVNAGALASDAPALMIACGLALRSFD; encoded by the coding sequence GTGCTACGACTCTTCAATAAAAAAGCCCATGCACTTCTGGGGATCGACATCAGTTCGACGTCGGTGAAGCTGCTCGAGTTGAGTCGCCAGGGCGAGCGATACCGCGTCGAGTCCTACGCGGTCGAACCGTTGCCGGCCAATGCAGTGATCGAGAAGAACATCGCCGAACTCGAAGGGGTGGGCCAGGCGTTGTCGCGGCTGCTGGCCAAGGCCAAGACGCCCTTGCGTAGCGTGGCGGTGGCCGTGGCGGGCTCGGCGGTGATCACCAAGATCATCGAGATGGACGCGGGCCTCTCCGACGACGACATGGAGAACCAGCTCAAGATCGAGGCCGATCAATACATTCCCTATCCGCTGGATGAGGTGGCCATCGATTTCGAAGTGGTGGGCGTTTCGCCGCGCAGCGCCGAGCGCGTCGAAGTGCTGCTGGCGGCCTGTCGCAAGGAAAACGTCGAGGTTCGCGAGGCCGCGTTGGCGCTCGCCGGGCTGACGGCCCGGGTGGTCGATGTGGAGGCTTATGCGCTGGAGCGAGCCTTTGGCCTGCTCGCCACGCAACTGGCCGCGTCCCAGGAGCGGCTGACGGTGGCGGTCATCGACATCGGCGCCACCATGACCACCCTCAGCGTGCTGCACAACGGGCGCATCATCTATACCCGCGAACAATTGTTCGGCGGGCGCCAGTTGACCGATGAAATTCAGCGCCGCTACGGCCTGACACCCGAACAGGCCGGCCTGGCAAAGAAGCAGGGTGGGTTGCCGGACGATTATCTCAGCGAAGTGCTGCAACCTTTTCGCGAGGCCCTGGTGCAGCAGGTCTCGCGGTCCCTGCAATTTTTCTTCGCCTCGGGCCAGTACAGCGCGGTGGACCACATTCTGCTGGCCGGGGGCACGGCGTCGGTCGCCGGCCTGGATCGGCTGATCGAGCAGCGCCTGGGCACGCCGACCCAGGTGGCCAACCCGTTTACCAACATGGCCCTGAGCAGCAAGGTCAATGCCGGTGCCCTGGCCAGTGATGCGCCGGCGCTGATGATTGCCTGTGGGCTGGCCCTCAGGAGTTTCGACTGA
- a CDS encoding PilN domain-containing protein → MARINLLPWREELREERRKRFLLALVGALVGAVGVVLVAVRYFDSAIDHQVARNSHLSEQIAVLDERIKQISELKARRQQLLERMRIIQDLQGNRPVSGRIFDQLVRTLPDGVYFTEVKMEDRTLFIKGAAESNNRVSDLMRNLDSSDLFDAPSLTEVKATTAGQLDQANVFQLTVRQTRPVEVEDAQ, encoded by the coding sequence ATGGCGCGGATCAACCTGCTTCCCTGGCGTGAAGAGCTGCGCGAAGAGCGGCGCAAGCGCTTTCTGCTGGCCTTGGTCGGGGCGCTGGTCGGGGCGGTCGGCGTGGTCCTGGTCGCCGTGCGCTACTTCGACAGCGCCATCGACCACCAGGTCGCCCGCAATAGTCACCTCTCCGAGCAGATCGCCGTGCTGGACGAGCGCATCAAGCAGATCAGCGAGTTGAAAGCCCGTCGTCAGCAATTGCTGGAGCGCATGCGCATCATCCAGGACTTGCAAGGGAACCGACCGGTCAGCGGGCGCATCTTCGACCAGTTGGTGAGAACCTTGCCGGACGGGGTGTATTTCACCGAAGTGAAGATGGAAGATCGGACGCTCTTCATCAAGGGGGCCGCGGAATCGAACAACCGGGTCTCGGACCTGATGCGCAACCTGGACTCGTCGGACCTGTTCGATGCGCCCAGTTTGACGGAGGTCAAGGCCACCACCGCCGGTCAGCTCGACCAGGCCAACGTTTTCCAGTTGACGGTTCGCCAGACCCGCCCGGTCGAAGTGGAGGACGCTCAATGA
- the pilO gene encoding type 4a pilus biogenesis protein PilO, whose protein sequence is MKPGEWFDALRKIDISDLDTNNIGSWPAPIKWLAGVLLVVLVLGLGYNFALSDLENQLQQVREEENTLKAQFAGKAHMAANLERYTEQMKQMEASFGVLLRQLPSDTEVPGLLEDITRTGLGSGLEFEEIKLLPEVTQPFYIELPIQITVTGGYHDLATFVSGVAGLPRIVTLHDFEIAPMEPEAGTKLRMSIQAKTYRYNEQEAQP, encoded by the coding sequence ATGAAGCCTGGAGAGTGGTTCGACGCGCTGCGCAAGATCGACATCAGTGACCTGGACACCAACAACATCGGTTCCTGGCCGGCACCGATCAAATGGCTGGCCGGCGTCCTGCTGGTGGTCCTGGTGCTGGGGCTGGGCTATAACTTTGCCTTGAGTGATCTGGAAAACCAGCTGCAGCAGGTGCGCGAGGAAGAAAACACCCTCAAGGCACAATTCGCGGGCAAGGCGCACATGGCCGCAAACCTGGAACGCTACACCGAGCAGATGAAGCAGATGGAAGCGTCTTTTGGTGTGCTGTTGCGGCAATTGCCCAGCGATACCGAAGTGCCGGGCCTGCTGGAAGACATTACTCGCACCGGCCTGGGCAGCGGCCTGGAGTTCGAGGAAATCAAGCTGCTGCCGGAAGTCACCCAACCGTTCTACATCGAGCTGCCGATCCAGATCACCGTGACCGGCGGCTATCACGACCTGGCGACATTCGTCAGTGGGGTGGCCGGGCTGCCCCGGATTGTCACGCTGCACGATTTCGAAATTGCGCCGATGGAGCCCGAGGCAGGCACGAAGCTGCGCATGAGCATCCAGGCCAAGACCTACCGCTACAACGAGCAGGAGGCCCAGCCATGA
- a CDS encoding pilus assembly protein PilP produces MRPLVCRLCLLAGLVALAGCNNDNGFSDLDAYMNEVRLRPPGKIEPTPTFRPYETFTYSAANLRSPFSRQVRVDQADRQRGSRNVRPDPNRVKQYLEGFNIEQFEMVGTISNAGGSFALLRGAGGVHRLKVGDYLGRNDGRIVAISATQVDVVEIVPDGEGAWLERPRTIPLKEHS; encoded by the coding sequence ATGAGGCCGCTGGTGTGTCGCCTCTGCCTGCTGGCAGGCCTGGTCGCGCTGGCGGGCTGCAACAACGACAACGGGTTCAGCGACCTGGACGCCTACATGAACGAAGTGCGTCTGCGTCCGCCCGGCAAGATCGAGCCGACGCCGACGTTCAGACCCTACGAGACCTTTACCTACAGCGCCGCGAACCTGCGCAGCCCGTTTTCCCGGCAGGTCCGCGTCGACCAGGCCGACCGGCAGCGCGGCTCGCGCAACGTCCGGCCCGACCCCAACCGGGTCAAGCAATACCTGGAAGGCTTCAACATCGAGCAGTTTGAAATGGTCGGTACGATCTCCAACGCCGGTGGCTCCTTCGCGCTCCTGCGGGGCGCGGGCGGGGTGCATCGGCTCAAGGTCGGTGACTATCTGGGGCGCAATGACGGGCGGATCGTCGCCATCAGCGCCACCCAGGTCGATGTGGTCGAAATCGTTCCCGATGGCGAGGGTGCCTGGCTGGAGCGACCACGGACCATTCCTTTGAAAGAGCATTCATAG